Proteins from one Triticum aestivum cultivar Chinese Spring chromosome 7A, IWGSC CS RefSeq v2.1, whole genome shotgun sequence genomic window:
- the LOC123148719 gene encoding uncharacterized protein, with amino-acid sequence MAAKVLQLRSSDGKVLVAPAWDYRPAAAQALPLETRVSSRALERVLQYWTKHRLAKATGESRESLARWDADFQRRLEEDGLAKEAAAAAQELRRYGVDHGGRPHRHAAASDVAAPAKAAHADPVRVWCVNHGERSHAPAMPGSFDATDIASAARPGPATTLPAAAGADPVDARCAIRARGRQMAEDEELACHHRKRPASKAPLCLPATAVAPVKKVSCPVASKARSFVGSTPLPLTAAAPGVKKATPAASTLRARRGMGELSCKIPKQNRVVAAAPRKQPIPWLRPVVLRPC; translated from the coding sequence ATGGCGGCGAAGGTGCTCCAGCTCCGTAGCTCCGACGGCAAGGTGCTCGTCGCTCCGGCGTGGGACTATCGCCCGGCCGCCGCCCAAGCCCTCCCGCTGGAGACGCGGGTGTCCTCGCGCGCCCTCGAGAGGGTGCTCCAGTACTGGACCAAGCACAGGCTTGCCAAGGCCACCGGTGAGTCCCGGGAGTCCCTCGCCCGCTGGGACGCCGACTTCCAGCGCCGTCTCGAGGAAGACGGcctcgccaaggaggccgccgcagccgcccaagAACTCCGCCGCTACGGCGTCGACCACGGAGGGCGTCCCCATCGCCACGCGGCCGCATCTGATGTCGCTGCTCCTGCCAAGGCGGCCCATGCTGATCCCGTCCGTGTCTGGTGTGTCAACCACGGAGAACGCAGCCATGCGCCGGCGATGCCCGGCTCCTTCGATGCCACTGATATTGCCTCCGCCGCGCGCCCTGGGCCTGCCACCACCTTGCCGGCTGCTGCTGGTGCTGACCCCGTGGATGCCCGGTGCGCGATCCGTGCCCGTGGACGCCAGATGGCTGAAGACGAGGAGCTCGCTTGCCACCACCGCAAGCGCCCGGCTTCCAAGGCTCCACTCTGCCTGCCTGCCACTGCTGTTGCGCCCGTGAAGAAGGTCTCTTGTCCCGTCGCTTCCAAGGCTCGCTCTTTCGTCGGCTCTACACCACTGCCTCTCACTGCTGCTGCGCCCGGTGTGAAGAAGGCGACTCCAGCAGCTTCAACTTTGCGCGCAAGAAGGGGGATGGGGGAGCTCAGCTGCAAGATTCCCAAGCAAAACCGTGTCGTCGCTGCAGCACCAAGGAAGCAACCAATTCCTTGGCTGCGTCCAGTGGTATTACGCCCTTGCTAG